The proteins below are encoded in one region of Periplaneta americana isolate PAMFEO1 chromosome 11, P.americana_PAMFEO1_priV1, whole genome shotgun sequence:
- the LOC138709374 gene encoding leucine-rich repeat-containing protein 24-like yields MAAVWALFLALLGAATGTPDWTDCPAPCHCKWTSGKKTALCREAGFTAVPNSLNSDMQVLDLGGNDIPYLSKDAFRAVGLLNLQRIFMRGAGVREVHRDAFRDLKILVEVDLSDNAVGEIHPETFTGNDRLRVLFLNGNPITELLEHQFPSLPHLRTLELQDCQLRHIDVDAFVLVPTLESLNLKGNDLRHLSEKVFLPIIKLKTLVLDGNPWRCDCDLRGFRNWLLGSNLYSISLTCSESDALTGRFWEDVPPRDFACAPEVTLGEKMVQEEAGGNVTFRCHVRGDPEPEVTWLFNGRPLGSGGNASYPEQVYVIEEEESFREKWTNLSVYNVTEQDAGEYSCVARNSRGSASRNVSLLLPQVVTATTLSKAESWLLWAGIVAGGVATLCSALLTIVCSCCMCGRQRRRRKHHRRKAKLKGSVSFTEQEKKLLDVSITTTERPSGGGSCEGLGSQPEMELLEQSQSIPLELCEPPVHITIESHAAADQAPVMPVGGAYPGTLAVFPPPPEFSTSLLPAGAFGNIFISVSVSQEPTAEGQRYPDLLDIPHRSKTAATTSVSVAAGPDAPYCPIDIASSSASSASVASYATLPRRHLRPAKDLAVDPLLRAGGPQYDNMGPRVTAGGSSTLSLPDTDLSIERPGFVEDIPPPPLPPLCTPMTSEYVAL; encoded by the coding sequence ATGGCTGCCGTTTGGGCGCTATTCCTAGCGCTTCTGGGGGCGGCTACGGGGACTCCGGACTGGACGGACTGCCCCGCGCCCTGCCACTGTAAGTGGACGTCGGGCAAGAAGACGGCCCTGTGCCGGGAGGCGGGTTTCACCGCCGTGCCCAACTCCCTCAACTCCGACATGCAGGTCCTCGATCTCGGAGGCAACGACATCCCCTACCTCAGCAAGGACGCTTTCCGAGCCGTGGGACTCCTTAACCTGCAGCGCATCTTCATGCGTGGCGCCGGCGTCCGTGAAGTACATCGCGACGCCTTCCGCGACCTCAAGATCTTAGTCGAGGTGGACTTGTCGGATAACGCAGTAGGAGAAATTCATCCAGAAACTTTTACCGGAAATGACCGATTACGCGTGCTCTTTCTAAACGGCAACCCAATCACCGAGTTGCTCGAGCATCAGTTTCCCTCTCTGCCCCACCTGCGCACTCTGGAGCTCCAGGACTGTCAGCTAAGGCATATCGATGTCGACGCCTTCGTGTTGGTACCGACTTTAGAGTCCCTAAACCTCAAAGGCAACGATTTACGTCATCTGTCAGAAAAGGTTTTCCTGCCAATAATAAAGCTGAAGACGCTGGTCCTGGACGGGAACCCGTGGCGCTGCGACTGTGATCTGCGCGGGTTCCGGAACTGGCTGCTCGGCAGCAACCTGTACTCGATCTCTCTGACTTGCTCCGAGTCGGACGCCCTTACCGGACGTTTCTGGGAGGATGTGCCTCCTCGTGACTTTGCGTGCGCCCCGGAGGTGACGCTGGGGGAGAAGATGGTGCAGGAGGAAGCGGGGGGGAACGTCACTTTCCGATGTCACGTCAGGGGTGACCCGGAACCGGAAGTGACTTGGTTGTTCAATGGGAGACCTCTCGGTTCTGGGGGCAATGCATCGTATCCCGAGCAAGTGTACGTCATAGAGGAGGAAGAGAGTTTCAGAGAGAAGTGGACCAACCTGAGCGTGTACAACGTGACAGAGCAGGACGCCGGAGAGTATTCCTGCGTGGCTCGCAACTCCAGAGGATCCGCGAGCAGGAATGTTTCCCTGCTGCTGCCGCAAGTCGTGACGGCGACGACGCTGAGCAAGGCGGAGTCGTGGCTGCTATGGGCGGGAATCGTGGCGGGCGGCGTCGCGACGCTCTGCTCGGCGCTGCTCACCATTGTCTGCAGCTGCTGCATGTGTGGACGTCAGCGCCGGCGTCGGAAGCACCACCGCCGGAAAGCCAAGCTCAAGGGTAGTGTCAGCTTCACTGAGCAGGAAAAGAAACTTCTGGATGTCAGCATTACGACGACGGAGCGTCCCTCGGGAGGCGGCAGCTGCGAGGGTCTGGGTTCTCAGCCCGAGATGGAGCTTCTTGAACAGTCACAGTCCATACCGCTTGAACTCTGCGAGCCGCCAGTTCACATCACAATCGAGAGCCACGCCGCGGCCGACCAAGCCCCCGTCATGCCTGTAGGGGGTGCCTACCCCGGAACTCTTGCCGTGTTTCCACCCCCGCCAGAATTCTCCACCAGTCTCCTCCCGGCCGGGGCTTTCGGCAATATCTTCATCTCCGTTTCAGTGAGTCAGGAACCAACAGCGGAGGGCCAGCGGTATCCAGACCTTTTGGACATCCCTCACCGCTCCAAGACTGCCGCTACGACGAGCGTCAGCGTCGCAGCCGGCCCCGACGCCCCGTACTGCCCCATCGATATTGCTAGCAGTTCGGCGTCAAGTGCCAGTGTTGCGTCGTACGCCACTCTTCCACGCAGGCATCTAAGGCCGGCTAAGGACCTTGCAGTGGATCCTTTGTTGCGCGCAGGGGGACCCCAGTACGACAATATGGGGCCGAGGGTAACGGCCGGGGGTAGTTCGACTCTGTCACTTCCCGATACGGACCTGAGTATCGAGAGACCTGGCTTTGTGGAAGATATTCCACCTCCGCCGTTACCCCCGCTCTGCACCCCAATGACGTCAGAGTACGTGGCGTTGTGA